In Deltaproteobacteria bacterium, one DNA window encodes the following:
- a CDS encoding aldehyde oxidoreductase: DRPILCDTKVFQYGDAIAMVCAKTKAQAEAAAAKVKVDLEELPSYMSAPAAMAEDAMEIHPGTPNVYYVQKIAKGDETGPVFDKADVTVEDNFYVGRQPHMPIEPDVGFAYLNDEGKLVIHSKSIGLHLHLYMIAPGLGVEPDNLVMVQNPAGGTFGYKFSPTMEALVGAATLATGRPCFLRYNYKQQMQYTGKRSPFFINLKFAADKDGKILGMESDWSVDHGPYSEFGDLLTVRGAQFIGSGYDIANIRGEGRTVCTNHAWGSAFRAYGSPQSEFASEVLMDELAEKLGIDPLELRFKNVYRQGSKTPTGQDPEVYSLPEMIDILRPKYQAALKKAQANSTAEVKRGVGISLGVYGCGLDGPDSSEAWVELNLDNTVTVYSCWEDHGQGADAGALGTAHEALRHAGIGPDRIQLVMNDTSKAPNSGPAGGSRSQVVTGQAIKAGAEALVAGMKKPDGGFRTYDEMVADKIPVKYTGKWTAPATACDENGQGAPFAVYMYGLFMAEVAVELATGKTAVEKMTMVADVGKINSRLVVDGQIYGGLAQGIGLALTEDFEDIEKHSTLVGAGFPYIKQIPDDMEIVYVESPRPEGPFGAGGVGELPLTCPHAAVINAIKNACGVRITALPALPEKVLAGLKA; encoded by the coding sequence GGACCGGCCCATTCTTTGCGACACCAAGGTCTTTCAGTACGGCGACGCCATCGCCATGGTCTGCGCCAAGACCAAGGCCCAGGCCGAGGCGGCCGCGGCCAAGGTCAAAGTCGATCTGGAAGAGCTGCCATCCTACATGAGCGCTCCGGCGGCCATGGCCGAGGACGCCATGGAGATCCATCCCGGCACGCCCAACGTCTACTATGTCCAGAAGATCGCCAAAGGCGATGAAACGGGCCCGGTCTTCGACAAGGCCGACGTGACCGTGGAGGACAATTTCTATGTCGGCCGCCAGCCGCACATGCCCATCGAGCCGGACGTCGGGTTCGCCTATCTGAACGACGAGGGCAAGCTGGTCATCCATTCCAAATCCATCGGCCTGCACCTCCATCTGTACATGATCGCTCCCGGTCTGGGCGTGGAGCCCGACAATCTGGTCATGGTCCAGAATCCAGCCGGCGGCACCTTCGGCTACAAGTTCAGCCCGACCATGGAAGCCCTGGTGGGCGCGGCCACCCTGGCCACAGGACGGCCCTGCTTCCTGCGCTACAACTACAAGCAGCAGATGCAGTACACGGGCAAGCGTTCGCCCTTCTTCATCAATCTGAAGTTCGCCGCCGACAAGGACGGCAAGATCCTGGGCATGGAGAGCGACTGGTCCGTGGACCATGGCCCGTACTCCGAGTTCGGGGACCTGTTGACCGTGCGTGGGGCCCAGTTCATCGGCTCGGGCTACGACATCGCCAACATCCGGGGCGAAGGCCGCACCGTTTGCACGAACCACGCCTGGGGATCGGCCTTCCGGGCCTATGGATCGCCCCAGAGCGAATTCGCCTCGGAAGTGCTCATGGACGAGTTGGCCGAAAAGCTGGGCATCGATCCCCTGGAACTCCGCTTCAAGAACGTCTACCGTCAGGGCTCCAAGACTCCAACGGGCCAGGATCCCGAGGTCTACAGCCTGCCGGAGATGATCGACATCCTGCGTCCCAAGTACCAGGCGGCCCTGAAAAAGGCCCAGGCCAATTCCACGGCCGAGGTCAAGCGCGGGGTGGGCATTTCGCTGGGCGTGTACGGTTGCGGCCTGGACGGCCCGGATTCCTCCGAGGCCTGGGTGGAACTGAACCTGGACAACACCGTGACCGTGTACTCCTGCTGGGAGGACCACGGCCAGGGTGCCGACGCCGGGGCCCTGGGTACGGCCCATGAAGCCCTGCGTCACGCCGGCATCGGTCCGGATCGGATCCAACTGGTCATGAACGACACCAGCAAGGCTCCCAACAGCGGACCGGCCGGAGGCAGCCGCTCCCAGGTGGTCACCGGCCAGGCCATCAAGGCCGGAGCCGAGGCTCTGGTGGCGGGCATGAAGAAGCCTGACGGCGGTTTCAGGACATACGACGAGATGGTGGCCGACAAGATTCCGGTCAAGTACACGGGTAAATGGACGGCCCCGGCCACGGCCTGCGACGAGAACGGCCAGGGCGCCCCGTTCGCGGTCTATATGTATGGGCTGTTCATGGCCGAGGTGGCCGTGGAACTGGCCACGGGCAAGACTGCGGTCGAGAAGATGACTATGGTGGCCGACGTCGGCAAGATCAACAGCCGTCTGGTCGTTGACGGTCAGATCTACGGCGGTTTGGCCCAGGGCATCGGCCTGGCCCTGACCGAAGACTTTGAGGACATCGAGAAGCATTCAACCCTGGTCGGCGCGGGCTTCCCGTACATCAAGCAGATTCCCGACGACATGGAGATCGTCTATGTCGAGTCTCCGCGACCAGAAGGCCCGTTTGGGGCCGGCGGCGTGGGCGAGCTGCCCCTGACCTGTCCGCACGCGGCGGTCATCAACGCCATCAAGAACGCCTGCGGGGTGCGCATCACGGCCCTGCCGGCCCTGCCCGAAAAGGTTCTGGCCGGTCTCAAGGCCTAG
- a CDS encoding class I SAM-dependent methyltransferase, producing MWALRPGTRTGYARDRVPGQHLPGGTSGLRGVRPDLCARGFGFGPNARGGDAFGGQVTKGPAHAPNWPEALGRVTGGPWRPGGTGLTDRALDILRPRPDCLCLDVGCGPGHTVAHLRAAHRLRALGLDRWAWPGAREAGPLVQGLAAQIPLCSGCLDLVLAECVLSLAGPLDKVLEEIARVLRSGGGLAVLDFVSQSGGIGSRAGFEPSCCLAGAPDRESWERALAKAGFRLLAQEDHSLELKQLAARLILAHGSISAFAKALGPDNGGGCRIPARAGYHLFVAVKENGHGC from the coding sequence ATGTGGGCGCTGCGGCCGGGAACTCGAACCGGCTATGCGCGAGATCGAGTACCTGGGCAGCACCTTCCAGGTGGAACTTCTGGCCTGCGAGGAGTGCGGCCTGACCTTTGTGCCCGAGGATTTGGCTTTGGGCCGAATGCACGAGGTGGAGATGCTTTTGGAGGACAAGTGACCAAGGGCCCGGCCCATGCTCCGAACTGGCCCGAGGCTCTGGGCCGGGTGACCGGAGGGCCCTGGAGGCCGGGAGGAACGGGTCTCACGGACCGGGCCTTGGACATCCTGCGGCCAAGGCCGGACTGTCTATGTCTGGATGTCGGCTGCGGGCCGGGACACACCGTGGCCCATCTGCGGGCCGCGCACCGCTTGCGAGCCCTGGGGCTGGATCGCTGGGCCTGGCCCGGAGCCCGGGAGGCCGGACCCCTGGTCCAAGGCCTGGCCGCTCAGATTCCCCTGTGCTCCGGTTGCCTGGATCTGGTCCTGGCCGAGTGCGTTTTGTCCCTGGCCGGGCCCCTGGACAAGGTGCTGGAGGAGATCGCCAGGGTTCTTCGGTCCGGGGGCGGATTAGCCGTCTTGGATTTCGTCTCCCAGTCGGGAGGAATCGGCTCCCGGGCCGGGTTCGAACCGAGTTGCTGCCTAGCCGGGGCTCCGGACCGGGAATCCTGGGAACGGGCTTTGGCCAAGGCCGGTTTTCGACTGCTCGCGCAGGAGGACCACAGCCTGGAACTCAAGCAACTGGCCGCCCGGCTCATCCTGGCCCACGGGTCCATCTCGGCCTTTGCAAAGGCCTTGGGCCCAGACAACGGGGGTGGCTGCCGGATCCCGGCCCGGGCCGGGTATCATCTTTTTGTCGCCGTCAAGGAGAATGGTCATGGATGCTGA
- a CDS encoding C_GCAxxG_C_C family protein codes for MDAESLDVLRLAGQGLCCSQILVALALEDRGEDNPALIRAVAGLCNGVGDCAQTCGALTGGACVLGLYAGPSPGRPAHDRFPLMLQELTEWFGREAVAGCGGARCLDILGPGGCGHPDAERCGRLVLAVRARVLTILVDNGLDPTGKDDEP; via the coding sequence ATGGATGCTGAATCGTTGGACGTCCTGCGACTGGCCGGACAAGGTCTGTGCTGCAGCCAGATTCTGGTGGCCCTGGCCCTGGAGGACCGCGGCGAGGACAACCCTGCCCTGATCCGGGCCGTGGCCGGGCTGTGCAACGGTGTCGGCGACTGCGCCCAGACTTGCGGGGCCCTGACCGGAGGGGCTTGCGTTTTGGGCCTGTATGCCGGGCCGAGCCCGGGTCGTCCGGCTCACGACCGATTTCCCCTCATGCTCCAGGAATTGACCGAGTGGTTCGGCCGGGAGGCCGTGGCGGGCTGCGGAGGCGCCCGGTGCCTGGACATCCTGGGGCCCGGGGGCTGCGGCCACCCCGATGCGGAGCGCTGCGGCCGTCTGGTTCTGGCCGTGCGGGCCAGGGTGTTGACCATTTTGGTCGACAACGGTCTGGACCCAACCGGGAAGGACGATGAACCCTGA